In the genome of Rhodamnia argentea isolate NSW1041297 chromosome 3, ASM2092103v1, whole genome shotgun sequence, one region contains:
- the LOC115754691 gene encoding late embryogenesis abundant protein At1g64065-like: MSAENHQTRPLAPPKIYGRSDEELVPVFKPRPPSSSRGRCSSKCPVYFLAVVVVLAAIALVFSMIVLRPANPEFALRDVSVKFLNYTSDDQAPWLSARLAVRATLKNPNFGPFEFKSSNLTVSYYGTVVGEKALGDGTVWSRETRHVDVTVAVGPSRVAYLKNLSSDMGGKVLELTSYAKLSGRVHLIKIVKRRLTSVLNCTMSVGLSNRRVQDLKCR, from the coding sequence ATGTCTGCAGAAAATCATCAAACTCGTCCACTGGCGCCTCCGAAGATCTACGGCCGGAGCGACGAGGAGCTCGTGCCAGTATTCAAGCCGAGGCCGCCCTCCTCCTCCCGCGGCAGATGCAGCAGCAAGTGCCCCGTGTACTTCCTCGCCGTGGTCGTCGTCCTCGCCGCGATCGCCCTGGTCTTTTCCATGATCGTGCTTCGCCCCGCCAACCCCGAGTTCGCCCTGCGCGACGTGTCGGTCAAGTTCCTCAACTACACAAGCGATGACCAAGCACCGTGGCTGAGTGCGAGGCTCGCCGTGCGGGCGACCCTCAAGAACCCCAACTTCGGCCCATTCGAGTTCAAGAGCAGCAACTTGACCGTGAGCTACTACGGGACTGTCGTCGGGGAGAAGGCACTGGGTGACGGGACGGTCTGGTCGAGGGAGACGAGGCACGTGGACGTCACGGTCGCGGTCGGGCCAAGCAGGGTAGCCTACCTGAAGAACTTGAGCAGCGACATGGGCGGCAAGGTGCTGGAGCTGACGAGCTACGCGAAGCTGAGTGGTAGGGTTCACCTGATCAAGATCGTGAAGAGGAGGCTgacatcggtgttgaattgcaCCATGAGCGTCGGTTTGTCAAACCGCAGAGTCCAGGATTTGAAATGCAGATAG
- the LOC115754697 gene encoding reticulon-like protein B1 yields the protein MADHEEPKGGESIMEKIAEKIHAHDSSSSDDSDDDNPAPSEVKAKIYRLFGREQPVHKVLGGGKSADVLLWRNKKISAGALGVATAIWVLFELIEYHFLTLVCHGLILGLAILFLWSNATTFIHKTPPHIPEVSIPEKPVLEFASVLSFEINRAIATLREIASGRDLKKFLLVIAVFWVMSIVGSCCNFLTLFYLVFVLLHTVPVLYEKYEDKVDPFAEKATIEIKKQYAVFDEKVLSKIPKGPLKDKKKV from the exons ATGGCGGATCACGAGGAACCCAAGGGCGGCGAGTCCATCATGGAGAAGATAGCGGAGAAGATCCACGCTCACGACTCCTCCTCGTCCGACGATTCCGACGACGATAACCCGGCGCCGTCCGAGGTGAAGGCTAAGATTTACCGCCTGTTTGGACGGGAACAGCCTGTTCACAAGGTGCTAGGTGGTGGAAAGT CTGCTGATGTACTCCTATGGAGAAACAAGAAGATATCAGCAGGTGCTCTTGGTGTTGCAACGGCAATATGGGTTCTGTTTGAATTGATTGAGTACCACTTTCTCACTTTAGTTTGTCATGGCTTAATCCTTGGCCTTGCAATCTTGTTCTTGTGGTCCAATGCTACTACATTCATCCACAA GACGCCACCTCACATTCCTGAAGTGTCGATACCAGAGAAACCTGTCTTGGAGTTTGCCTCTGTACTTAGCTTTGAAATAAATCGTGCAATTGCTACACTGAGGGAGATTGCTTCCGGAAGAGATCTTAAGAAGTTTCTCTTG GTGATTGCTGTTTTTTGGGTTATGTCTATCGTGGGCAGCTGCTGCAACTTCTTGACGTTATTTTACTTGG TGTTTGTATTACTGCACACTGTGCCTGTGCTCTATGAGAAGTATGAGGACAAGGTAGACCCGTTTGCGGAGAAGGCAACTATTGAGATCAAGAAGCAGTATGCAGTGTTTGATGAGAAAGTTTTGAGCAAGATTCCAAAGGGGCCTTTGAAGGACAAGAAGAAGGTTTAA
- the LOC115754695 gene encoding calcium-dependent protein kinase 1, with product MGNCNGLPSAYARHRPSGSTDPHGGSSAPDTNGLNIRPPSPRPSRPPHPPSAAPAVGRVLGRPMEDVRATYVFGRELGRGQFGVTYLATHKETKQQFACKSLATRKLINKDDMEDVRREVQIMHHLTGHRNIVELKGAYEDKHSVNLVMELCAGGELFDRIIAKGHYTERAAANLCRQIVTVVHNCHTMGVIHRDLKPENFLFLSTDENSPLKATDFGLSVFFKQGDVFRDLVGSAYYVAPEVLRRNYGAEVDIWSAGVILYILLSGVPPFWGENEQAIFDSILRGHIDFVSDPWPSISSSAKDLVKKMLRADPKERLSAVEVLNHPWMREDGDASDKPLDIAVLTRMKQFRAMNKLKKVALKVIAENLSEEEIMGLKAMFKTMDTDNSGTITYEELKAGLPKLGTKLSESEVKQLMEAADVDGNGTIDYIEFITATMHLNRMEREDHLYKAFEYFDKDKSGYITMEELEHALKKYNMGDEKTIKEIIAEVDSDRDGRINYDEFVAMMRKGNPDLAPNRRRK from the exons atGGGCAACTGCAACGGCCTCCCCTCCGCCTACGCCCGCCACCGCCCTTCGGGCTCCACCGATCCCCACGGCGGCTCCTCCGCCCCCGACACCAACGGCCTCAACATCCGTCCTCCCTCTCCCAGGCCCTCTCGCCCCCCTCATCCACCCTCCGCCGCTCCCGCCGTCGGCCGCGTCCTCGGCCGGCCGATGGAGGACGTCCGTGCCACCTACGTCTTCGGCCGCGAGCTCGGCCGCGGCCAATTCGGCGTGACGTACCTGGCCACGCACAAGGAGACGAAGCAGCAGTTCGCCTGCAAATCCCTCGCCACTCGCAAGCTCATCAACAAGGATGACATGGAGGACGTTCGTCGCGAGGTCCAGATCATGCACCATTTGACCGGCCACAG GAATATAGTGGAATTGAAAGGTGCTTACGAAGATAAGCATTCAGTGAATTTGGTGATGGAGTTGTGTGCGGGTGGTGAATTGTTCGACCGGATCATAGCAAAAGGCCATTACACGGAGCGAGCTGCGGCGAACCTGTGTAGGCAGATTGTGACGGTGGTGCATAATTGTCACACTATGGGAGTTATTCACAGAGATTTGAAGCCTgagaatttcctttttctgagTACTGATGAGAATTCGCCATTGAAAGCTACTGATTTTGGCCTCTCCGTTTTCTTCAAACAAG GTGATGTATTTAGAGACCTTGTTGGAAGTGCATATTATGTGGCCCCTGAAGTACTGCGCCGTAACTATGGTGCTGAGGTGGATATATGGAGTGCTGGTGTGATCCTTTATATCCTGCTTAGCGGTGTCCCTCCTTTCTGGGGAG AAAATGAGCAGGCCATATTCGATTCCATTCTACGGGGGCATATTGATTTTGTATCAGATCCCTGGCCATCCATATCTAGTAGTGCTAAAGATCTGGTAAAAAAAATGCTCCGCGCTGATCCAAAAGAGCGGCTTTCTGCAGTTGAGGTGCTAA ATCATCCTTGGATgagagaagatggagatgcTTCCGATAAGCCTTTGGATATTGCTGTCTTAACTAGAATGAAACAATTCAGGGCAATGAACAAGCTAAAGAAAGTGGCCTTAAAG GTAATTGCTGAAAATCTTTCTGAAGAAGAAATTATGGGGTTGAAAGCAATGTTTAAAACCATGGACACGGACAATAGCGGAACAATTACTTATGAAGAGTTGAAAGCTGGTCTTCCGAAATTGGGTACCAAGCTTTCAGAGAGTGAAGTTAAGCAGCTGATGGAAGCG GCTGATGTTGATGGCAATGGGACGATTGATTACATTGAGTTTATAACAGCCACTATGCATTTGAATAGAATGGAAAGGGAGGATCATTTATATAAGgcatttgaatattttgacaaGGACAAGAGTGG GTATATCACAATGGAGGAGTTGGAGCATGCACTTAAGAAGTACAATATGGGTGATGAGAAAACAATTAAGGAGATCATTGCTGAAGTCGACAGTGATCGT GATGGCAGAATCAACTATGATGAGTTTGTTGCCATGATGAGAAAAGGAAATCCTGATTTGGCCCCCAATAGACGTCGGAAATAG
- the LOC115754694 gene encoding uncharacterized protein LOC115754694 isoform X2, whose amino-acid sequence MDPRFQNLGFSVQYSSNPFSLLGGSMQVGGSKGDYDTILRLNSPGSSVHLSPLSKGLKRKLSLIDGTLEQQQVGTPLSLGLGRCSSSSDSKGSSATACTAISSAKETEEESSMDLDLDFTLHLRCEKMPCPKKVTTSDTKAFRMQPKVHLELSLSTGPSESDVTNVHPDSPPFKLGQGVPLTGCASSAGFFLNQDARNAASSSIVPNLSSSVITTPNSSVTCTSGITKKLQQQHRSSTKICQVEGCGKGARGASGRCISHGGGRRCQKSGCHKGAEGRTVFCKAHGGGRRCEFLGCTKSAEGRTDFCIAHGGGRRCSHEGCSRAARGKSGLCIRHGGGKRCQREGCTKSAEGLSGLCISHGGGRRCQFIGCTKGAQGSTLFCKAHGGGKRCTFSGCTKGAEGSTPFCKGHGGGKRCSFQGGGVCTKSVHGGTAFCVAHGGGKRCAVPGCTKSARGRTDFCVRHGGGKRCQAPGCGKSAQGSTDFCKAHGGGKRCAWGHRGSGFGGEGSSPCNSFARGKTGLCALHSGLVQDKRVHGAMVVGPMVQSPTVTQLEKAKETVTTESTSIDITKVTGSEVTSSGTSYSGFQPHVSGNAHYPVMDGGLSSVSVSVPEGRVHGGSLMALLASGSTLVPANTEASVIDLSKTGKSMVPQSWM is encoded by the exons ATGGATCCCCGGTTCCAGAATTTGGGTTTCAGCGTGCAGTATTCTTCGAACCCCTTCAGTCTCTTGGGCGGTTCTATGCAAGTTGGAGGCTCTAAAGGTGATTATGATACCATCTTAAGACTCAATTCCCCTGGCTCTTCTGTTCATCTGTCGCCTTTATCGAAGGGCCTCAAACGCAAATTGAGTTTGATTGATGGAACTCTGGAGCAGCAGCAAGTTGGCACTCCGCTGTCCCTTGGGCTAGGCCGATGTTCTAGTTCTTCTGACAGCAAGGGTAGCTCGGCAACTGCTTGCACTGCAATATCCTCAGCCAAGGAAACTGAGGAGGAATCGTCAATGGATCTCGATTTGGATTTCACCCTCCACCTCCGGTGTGAGAAGATGCCTTGCCCAAAGAAAGTCACTACATCAGATACTAAAGCGTTCCGGATGCAACCAAAGGTTCACCTAGAGTTGAGTCTTTCAACTGGTCCTTCAGAATCAGATGTAACCAACGTTCATCCAGATTCCCCGCCATTTAAGTTGGGGCAGGGAGTTCCATTGACAGGCTGTGCATCAAGT GCTGGCTTCTTCCTCAACCAAGATGCCAGAAATGCTGCTTCATCGTCAATTGTTCCAAACCTGTCTTCAAGTGTAATAACAACGCCGAACAGCTCAGTCACCTGCACTTCCGGGATAACAAAGAAACTTCAACAGCAGCATCGTAGTAGTACTAAAATTTGTCAGGTTGAAGGATGTGGAAAGGGAGCAAGAGGTGCTTCTGGCCGATGCATTTCCCATGGAGGCGGCCGAAGGTGCCAGAAATCTGGCTGCCACAAGGGAGCTGAGGGCCGGACAGTCTTCTGCAAGGCACATGGGGGTGGCCGCCGCTGTGAGTTCCTTGGGTGTACTAAAAGTGCGGAAGGACGTACGGACTTCTGCATCGCCCATGGTGGCGGCAGACGTTGCAGCCATGAGGGTTGCTCTCGAGCTGCCAGAGGGAAGTCTGGTTTGTGCATACGGCATGGAGGTGGTAAGAGATGCCAGAGAGAGGGCTGCACGAAGAGTGCAGAAGGCCTTTCCGGCCTTTGCATCTCCCATGGAGGTGGCCGCCGGTGTCAGTTCATAGGTTGCACCAAAGGGGCTCAAGGAAGCACTCTGTTTTGCAAGGCGCATGGTGGTGGAAAACGCTGCACCTTTTCGGGGTGCACCAAAGGTGCTGAGGGTAGTACTCCGTTTTGCAAGGGTCATGGTGGAGGGAAGAGGTGCTCCTTCCAAGGAGGTGGGGTCTGTACCAAAAGTGTTCATGGCGGGACTGCTTTCTGTGTAGCCCATGGGGGAGGCAAGAGGTGCGCAGTGCCTGGGTGCACGAAGAGTGCAAGAGGACGAACTGATTTCTGTGTCCGTCATGGTGGAGGTAAGAGGTGCCAGGCCCCTGGGTGCGGCAAGAGCGCTCAAGGCAGCACTGACTTTTGCAAGGCGCATGGTGGTGGCAAGAGATGTGCCTGGGGACACCGTGGGTCAGGTTTTGGCGGGGAAGGTAGCAGCCCCTGCAACTCGTTTGCTCGTGGGAAGACGGGTCTTTGTGCACTTCATAGCGGCCTGGTTCAGGATAAGAGGGTCCACGGTGCCATGGTCGTGGGTCCCATGGTGCAGAGCCCCACGGTCACCCAACTCGAGAAGGCAAAAGAAACTGTGACCACAGAGAGCACGAGCATTGACATCACCAAGGTTACAGGTTCTGAAGTGACTTCATCTGGCACATCTTACTCTGGTTTCCAGCCACACGTCTCCGGCAACGCTCATTACCCAGTCATGGATGGAGGCCTCTCGTCCGTGTCGGTATCTGTTCCAGAGGGTAGGGTCCACGGTGGAAGTCTGATGGCACTGCTCGCAAGTGGCTCTACTCTCGTGCCAGCTAATACTGAAGCTTCAGTTATCGATCTATCTAAAACTGGGAAGTCCATGGTGCCTCAGAGCTGGATGTAA
- the LOC115754694 gene encoding uncharacterized protein LOC115754694 isoform X1 codes for MDPRFQNLGFSVQYSSNPFSLLGGSMQVGGSKGDYDTILRLNSPGSSVHLSPLSKGLKRKLSLIDGTLEQQQVGTPLSLGLGRCSSSSDSKGSSATACTAISSAKETEEESSMDLDLDFTLHLRCEKMPCPKKVTTSDTKAFRMQPKVHLELSLSTGPSESDVTNVHPDSPPFKLGQGVPLTGCASSAEVESSSCLWKAGIPLPLLNQEAGFFLNQDARNAASSSIVPNLSSSVITTPNSSVTCTSGITKKLQQQHRSSTKICQVEGCGKGARGASGRCISHGGGRRCQKSGCHKGAEGRTVFCKAHGGGRRCEFLGCTKSAEGRTDFCIAHGGGRRCSHEGCSRAARGKSGLCIRHGGGKRCQREGCTKSAEGLSGLCISHGGGRRCQFIGCTKGAQGSTLFCKAHGGGKRCTFSGCTKGAEGSTPFCKGHGGGKRCSFQGGGVCTKSVHGGTAFCVAHGGGKRCAVPGCTKSARGRTDFCVRHGGGKRCQAPGCGKSAQGSTDFCKAHGGGKRCAWGHRGSGFGGEGSSPCNSFARGKTGLCALHSGLVQDKRVHGAMVVGPMVQSPTVTQLEKAKETVTTESTSIDITKVTGSEVTSSGTSYSGFQPHVSGNAHYPVMDGGLSSVSVSVPEGRVHGGSLMALLASGSTLVPANTEASVIDLSKTGKSMVPQSWM; via the coding sequence ATGGATCCCCGGTTCCAGAATTTGGGTTTCAGCGTGCAGTATTCTTCGAACCCCTTCAGTCTCTTGGGCGGTTCTATGCAAGTTGGAGGCTCTAAAGGTGATTATGATACCATCTTAAGACTCAATTCCCCTGGCTCTTCTGTTCATCTGTCGCCTTTATCGAAGGGCCTCAAACGCAAATTGAGTTTGATTGATGGAACTCTGGAGCAGCAGCAAGTTGGCACTCCGCTGTCCCTTGGGCTAGGCCGATGTTCTAGTTCTTCTGACAGCAAGGGTAGCTCGGCAACTGCTTGCACTGCAATATCCTCAGCCAAGGAAACTGAGGAGGAATCGTCAATGGATCTCGATTTGGATTTCACCCTCCACCTCCGGTGTGAGAAGATGCCTTGCCCAAAGAAAGTCACTACATCAGATACTAAAGCGTTCCGGATGCAACCAAAGGTTCACCTAGAGTTGAGTCTTTCAACTGGTCCTTCAGAATCAGATGTAACCAACGTTCATCCAGATTCCCCGCCATTTAAGTTGGGGCAGGGAGTTCCATTGACAGGCTGTGCATCAAGTGCAGAAGTAGAATCTTCATCATGCCTCTGGAAAGCAGGCATTCCTCTGCCCCTACTAAACCAAGAGGCTGGCTTCTTCCTCAACCAAGATGCCAGAAATGCTGCTTCATCGTCAATTGTTCCAAACCTGTCTTCAAGTGTAATAACAACGCCGAACAGCTCAGTCACCTGCACTTCCGGGATAACAAAGAAACTTCAACAGCAGCATCGTAGTAGTACTAAAATTTGTCAGGTTGAAGGATGTGGAAAGGGAGCAAGAGGTGCTTCTGGCCGATGCATTTCCCATGGAGGCGGCCGAAGGTGCCAGAAATCTGGCTGCCACAAGGGAGCTGAGGGCCGGACAGTCTTCTGCAAGGCACATGGGGGTGGCCGCCGCTGTGAGTTCCTTGGGTGTACTAAAAGTGCGGAAGGACGTACGGACTTCTGCATCGCCCATGGTGGCGGCAGACGTTGCAGCCATGAGGGTTGCTCTCGAGCTGCCAGAGGGAAGTCTGGTTTGTGCATACGGCATGGAGGTGGTAAGAGATGCCAGAGAGAGGGCTGCACGAAGAGTGCAGAAGGCCTTTCCGGCCTTTGCATCTCCCATGGAGGTGGCCGCCGGTGTCAGTTCATAGGTTGCACCAAAGGGGCTCAAGGAAGCACTCTGTTTTGCAAGGCGCATGGTGGTGGAAAACGCTGCACCTTTTCGGGGTGCACCAAAGGTGCTGAGGGTAGTACTCCGTTTTGCAAGGGTCATGGTGGAGGGAAGAGGTGCTCCTTCCAAGGAGGTGGGGTCTGTACCAAAAGTGTTCATGGCGGGACTGCTTTCTGTGTAGCCCATGGGGGAGGCAAGAGGTGCGCAGTGCCTGGGTGCACGAAGAGTGCAAGAGGACGAACTGATTTCTGTGTCCGTCATGGTGGAGGTAAGAGGTGCCAGGCCCCTGGGTGCGGCAAGAGCGCTCAAGGCAGCACTGACTTTTGCAAGGCGCATGGTGGTGGCAAGAGATGTGCCTGGGGACACCGTGGGTCAGGTTTTGGCGGGGAAGGTAGCAGCCCCTGCAACTCGTTTGCTCGTGGGAAGACGGGTCTTTGTGCACTTCATAGCGGCCTGGTTCAGGATAAGAGGGTCCACGGTGCCATGGTCGTGGGTCCCATGGTGCAGAGCCCCACGGTCACCCAACTCGAGAAGGCAAAAGAAACTGTGACCACAGAGAGCACGAGCATTGACATCACCAAGGTTACAGGTTCTGAAGTGACTTCATCTGGCACATCTTACTCTGGTTTCCAGCCACACGTCTCCGGCAACGCTCATTACCCAGTCATGGATGGAGGCCTCTCGTCCGTGTCGGTATCTGTTCCAGAGGGTAGGGTCCACGGTGGAAGTCTGATGGCACTGCTCGCAAGTGGCTCTACTCTCGTGCCAGCTAATACTGAAGCTTCAGTTATCGATCTATCTAAAACTGGGAAGTCCATGGTGCCTCAGAGCTGGATGTAA